In Sparus aurata chromosome 5, fSpaAur1.1, whole genome shotgun sequence, the genomic window GgcttcacctgcagcctcacctgcagcggCTTCACCTGCAGCGGCTTCACCTGCAGCGGCTTCACCTGCAGCGGCCTCACCTGCAGCGGCCTCACCTGCAGCGgcttcacctgcagcctcacctgcagcggCTTCACCTGCAGCGGCTTCACCTGCAGCGGCTTCACCTGCAGCGGCCTCACCTGCAGCGGCTTCACCTGCAGCGGCCTCACCTGCAGCGgcttcacctgcagcctcacctgcagcctcacctgcagcggCTTCACCTGCAGCGGCTTCACCTGCAGCGGCCTCACCTGCAGCGGCTTCACCTGCAGCGGCTTCACCTGCAGCGGCTTCACCTGCAGCGGCCTCACCTGCAGCGGCTTCACCTGCAGCGGCCTCACCTGCAGCGgcttcacctgcagcctcacctgcagcggCTTCACCTGCAGCGGCTTCACCTGCAGCGGCTTCACCTGCAGCGGCCTCACCTGCAGCGGCTTCACCTGCAGCGGCTTCACCTGCAGCAGACTGACGTTACCGTTCAGGGAATCTAGAGCCTTAAATCTTTTCTCCTTCTATTTAATGTTTCTGTTCCAGTCGGTGTAGTCGAGCGTTACCTAACCAAAGCATCCCTTCTCTGACTTCCTCTGTCTGttcactttgtttttccttctcacCTGGAATGTCGATAGTTCTGAAGAGTCCTCACCTCTCATCTGATCACGCAAATAAATTCTGTTTTGGTATCAAAGTGTTTTCTTCATCAGCTTCTACTCAAACAGTTTGTTTCAGACTGATGAACAACAAAGACATGTTAGTAAGAACTCTGATCCAGTGTTTATAGGTGGAGTAATccaagtggtggaaagtaactaagtacatttactcaagaacTGAAGTACAAATTTAGAGGTAccttatttttttctgtcaagctggtaaagtaactagtaactaatgctgacaaataaatgtagtggagtacaaaGTTCTGTGTTCCTCTCTGAAATGCGGTGGAATCAAAGTGTGAAgtagaaaataaatcaaatgtgtaCTCaggtacagtacttgagtaaatgtactcagttacattccagtACTGTCTACATCAGTGCAGTGTATTTTGTCAGGTCAGCATATATTTTGTGCAAATCCCTAACaggtaaagtaactagtaactacagTTGTCatagatgtagtggagtaaaaagtacagtattccctctgaaatgtagcGATGTACGGAAGCCCGGAGGGACAAGTGAGGATCCGTTTTCTACATTTAACCCACAAACATTCAGACCAGCAGCTTCTACTGAAGTGTGAGAATTATTCCATGAACACCTTTCAGCTGTAAAAATACCAGCCAACACAAACCTTTCAATGTTCTTAATATTGGTgtaaaatataatattataaatcAATATTTCCTCAGTGAGCGCTGTGCCATCATCACATCATAATCcaagattaaataaataaataatcatcgTAGAATGAACAACCTACTGTTCATGTTTCACCAAATAAGATTTTAGTTTCCATGTAGTTGTGTGAAATCGCTGCAGTGGACACACCtgtgctgtcacacacacacacacacacacacacacacacacaccttctcctGTCAGCTCACCTGGATCATACAACTAACAAACTTCCATTCTGAAGGATATCGGAGGCTGAGGGAGACCGCTGATGGTCACACATGACGTGGGCAGGTGAAGCAGTCGGTCTGATCGTTCAGTCCAGAGAGTTTGTTTGAAAAATTTAATTGgctgacaaaataaaatccccatttttatttttttttattctcctgaAAGAACAAATCTGAGAAAACAAAGAAtctgaaaaggaaaaataaatctcCCGTAAaatgaatattatattattttctgATTATCCCGGGtatttgttatttcttttatatatcttttttttttttttttttttttttcagaagatATTTGTTGAATCAGGTATTTTTCCCCCATGAgattcttcttttccttttctttttttcatttcccaGGAGATTCCTCTgctggagatttttttttttttttttttttttcagaaggtttttttgtttatcaggagttttttttttaccccttaTTTTTAGATTTGTTTCAGGGGATTTCTTTTcccagaatttttttttaattgaatattCTTTTTCCCAGAAACGTATTTCTTGTCCTGTAGATGTTTTTTCAGGAgaattattttctattttctggaGACTGTTTTCCccacagggttagggttattctttcttttcttttttttccccggggattctttttcctttttttatttctaaggaaattattttttttttcctggagaCCTATCttctgaaaaaaatattctgaacaaaaaaaacaaatttcatggaaaaaaaaaaaatctcctgaagtaaagaaaaaatatgaatagTAAAATTTCCTTAAAAGCAAAGAGAGTATCCTGGAAAAAAAGATTCTCCTGgaatttaaaagaagaaaagagattttcctggaaaacaaaaatctcCTGAAAAAACATTCTCCTGGGGAAAACACTCAGGAGAAAATATCATCTCctgcaagaagaaaaagatctggacaaaaaaatctgcctgaaagaaaaaaaaacatgaatctcCTGGTGAAAGAAATTCTCctgaaaaatatttgaaaaaaatctcctgTTAAATAAAAGTGTGTCACACATCGTAATGACctttagttgttgttgtttaggtTCTTcggttttaaattaaaaacatatttattcagttttgagttttttggtTTCTGGACTCACTTCTGCAGCGCTCTACAGACTCACACGTCACTTCCCGTCCCGCGCCAGGTGGTGGCGGTAATGACGCATCGTTGTGTCACCAACTTTCACACGAAGAAGAAACGGGCGGCGcttctctgctctgattggacaACGTACCACACGATTGGCAGCGTCATACCCGGaagaatgacatttttattgttgcTAACATTTCAGGTAAGTGGAGCTAATTTGTTAAACCGAACAACGAGCCGAGATAAAGTGTTTATTCTGCGGCCGCTCGTGTTTAGTTCATGTTAAAGAGACTCTGAGGTGTTAGCGTCAGACTGCAGCCGAGGCTCTGCCATAAATTCACAAAATCCAGATTTAAccttaatattttaacatgtcCTGTGTTATCAGACACTAAATCTTATTGTAGACAGTTTCTGTATCTTCAGGGTTTATATTCGGCTTTCATGAATTCAGCTTATCGTGAAACGTGAATTTGTTTGAGGGACTTTTTCAGTTTAGCTTCGGCTGCTTGAACTTGTGTTTGCTAGCGAGTAAAACTTTACAGTTAAATGGAAAACCGCGAAACAATTCAGTTGATTAATGATCGAAGGTTAAATGTTTGTATTGATCGAAGGCGGAAGAAGTGCTCAGATCTTTTAGTCAGTTAAAAGTAATGATGTCACATTATAGAGTTACTAGATTACAAGTTAAAGTCTTAGTATcctaatatattttatttgtagAGTAGATAATTTAACTATAATAGGAACGTTATATTCATACAACCTAATTATTAAGTTATTTAGCAGGAAATACGCTATATTATGATATGTATTAATATCTGTTTATGACATGACCAATATTAGGATATGAGATCTATTAGAAGGCCTCAATAAAACTTTCAAATATATCAGATGTTTAGCAAACGCTTGTGACAAACATCTGTAATATAATCAGTGTAATGAAGCAGTGAACTTAAGCAGAAATATAAAGATCAAACTGACTCTGATTGTAATTGTTGGCATTAAAGCCAAAAAAGTTTTCCTCTCTGTATCAGACAGCAGATATGTTCATACTGTTGTATTTTCAGTCAGTATGTATCGGCTGATATATCGGTCGGCTGATATATCGGTCAAGTTCTGATTTTATTCACTGATCACAAGTTTCTGTGTGTTGAATCTGAAcatgaaaagtaactagttactgaagttatcaaatgaatgtagagAAGTGCAAAGTAAAATATTATGTCACTCAAAATGGAAATACACATTTACAAGTACCTAAAAATTGAGTacacttgagtaaatgttctTAACAGTGTATTTGATGAATTGTTTCTGGACGGTAAATAAAAGTCTTCTATTATAGAGCAGAACCCTGTGATCAATATCATCTGTAGTCTATTGATTTCATATCAGTCACTGTAGTGTCTCCAGGATGTGActgttttaagaatatttgtcagtatgtgtgtctgtagcttCTCTTTGTGGTCCTCACAGACAccaaactcttcttcttcttcttcttgtcttccAGGTCTCTTAATGCGAAGAGGACACAAACGTCAACGGGACCAAAATGGCTTCCTACTTTGATGAACACGACTGTGAGCCCACGAACGCTGAGGAGCAGTATCGACAGAACGCTCTCCTCGAGCTGGCCAGGTGAAGCAGCTGATCACACCTCCGACTCTCTGTGAGGCTTCAGGTTGACTCTGTGCAGCTCTGACTGACTGCTGGTCTGTGTTCAGGTCTCTGATGCAGGGCCTGGACCTGCTGGACTCGGGCACGTTCGACCTCTCGGACTGGGACCAGCGACTTCCTCCTCCGGCTGCCAAAACTGCAGTTCAGACTCTGACTGTGGTCGTCATTTCTCCAGAACAAGCAGGTGACAACGTTTAGTCAGAACAGCTCAGTGTGTTTCACAGTCAGAGCATTTTTTACTCACATTCAGCAAATGTTGAGGAAGAAACTGATGacggcagagagagaaaatcagcttacagacatttaaacaacagtgagaacttttctgaaaataaactgaaactCAGAAAATGAGtcattcattattttgagatactaACACATATTTTGGGAAATTCTCTAATTTTGAGCTCTTGGCTCTGATTTGAGAaagtttttcattattttgataacatttgtcgtgttttcaatttgtttgagcattaacaaaataatttagCAATAATTTTGAGCTGCTaagttgttattttgaaaaggTTTCCATATTTGTTGTGTGAAACTAAACTGTTTTACACACATTATTTGGGGAAATGTTTTTTCCAAATGTCATTTTGAGATATTAACCAAGTTATTAAGTTATGATACTGAGTCTGATGAAGAGTTGATGAACCCCAGACGTCATTTGTCTCCTGAGGAGACATTTCTGTCCTTCAGTTGCTTCAGTGAAACCTGTAGTAAgataaaataacagcttcagggTTTGTTAGTGCGAAATGTGAATCTGCTGCAGGAAAAGACTTCTGCAGACGTGTCCTGGATTATTGACACGGGATTTATTCTGGTGTTCTGTTCTCCCAGATAAAGGTCTCAAGTGTCCCGTGTGTTTGCTGGAGTTCGAGGAACAGGAGACGGTTCGAGAGATGCCTTGTAAACACCTTTTCCATGCAGGATGTATTCTGCCCTGGCTGGGGAAGGTAACGCTCAGATCCATAGTGCAGATTTTAATTTTGGCTGCTGGGAATTCTTTTATTAAATCTCTTGCATGTTTGTAATCGTAGACGAACTCCTGTCCGCTCTGCCGACTTGAATTACCGACCGACAATCCAGAATATGAGGAGTTTAAAAAAGACAAGGTGAGACTGATCCTCGTCCTCTAACAACGCTCAGTGTGTCGTCAGTCCTTCACTTTGTCTTTCTGTCctgcaggagagaagaaaacagcGGGAGCACCGGCTGGAAGACCTCCATGGAGCCATGTACACATGACCCGACTGCACTGTGGTACAACAGCCTCAGGAAATGCAGAATGCTGCATTCATGCCATTTCAGACAGAATGTAACTTAATGCTTGTTGATGAGAAATGACGTCCATCAGCATCACGTCTGTAGCTACGAGTCAGAAATCTCCCAAGAATAATGAAGAAATCTCCGTCACTGGAAACTCCAGCTAAAAAAATTCAACATTACAAACATGCAACACAGTAAAAACAGATAAGTTAGGcttaatttctttttctccGATGTGACTCTTTGGATAACATCTCAGACTCACATGTGACCGCTCTGGTCTGCACATCACGTGTTCTCCTGTTCTCTCATGACATGGTGTGAATGCAGCGTGACGCAGCAGGCTCATTGAAAATGTCAACGGCTTGTTTTAAGTTGGATAAATGCTGTTTTCTCACTAGTTAGGATGAATATATTTAAAAGAAGAATATGCTGTCGAAGCATTTCCCTTCAGATTCTTTATTCCTTTGTTGTACAAATACGAGCTTTAAACGCACAAACAGATCTTTTGTCTAATCGAGAgaattatttaaaaacagaCGTTTATTTTAATCAGCACCTCCTTTTTTTGTTATGGAGTTTTTCCACCAGAGTAATGTTTAAAACAGAGAATTTTAAAGTGCATTACAGCAGTGTAGTATAAGTAGTGTAAACACTTGTCTAAAGTGTTGGTGCTCATTAAAGACAGAGTAAAATCGAAGAAACAGACTTTTAGTTCGTAGTTTGGCTCAAACCGTCCCCGCTGCATTATTCTGGATCCCGCTGGTTTTCTTGCAGGACCCTTCCTACTCCGCCTCTGATTGGTTCAGACTCAAACTGTTAACTCATCACGTAGCTCTGGTCAGATCTTGTTCTTTAAAGGTTCTGAAACTGTGGTtttgagctgtagtttccccgtAAACACATCGACCTCTTCAGCCTCCttcctgagctgctgctgctgctgttcggGTCACTCAttgagtgtctctgggctcgttGGGCTGAGCGAACAGGCCGAGTGTCTGCCAGCTAGTCCAGAGACTCTGCAGCAGAGATGgctgaagaggtcggtgtgttaaCCGGGGAAAGTACATCTCACActggctgttttgttttccagacTGCAAGAAAGAcaaaacccattaaaaccagACAACCAGTGAACATGTAGTCATGTTCTCGTAACAAGTCTTGCCACTTGACAGCCATCTTTGCATCGCGTCAGGGCGGTCGTTTCAGACTAACAAGACCAGAAGCACAAAAATCATTCCGATTTAACAGTTGAAAAACTTGTTGGGTGTATTTAGGACGGAGCACCAGGACCAGAAGGCCATCGAGGCGTTCGCGGTACAGAAACATGGCTGCCACTGATCCAGAGTGAGGCAGGAAGGCTCCTGTTAGCTGCAGGATTCATAATAACGCGTCCCTGCCTGGTAAATACACACATCTGTTAAACTCCGATGTTCAGTCTAACACAGACTTTCTGCAAGCCAAAGCAGTGGGAATTTATTTTTCTAGACCCAACTGAAGACGTTACACAACTGTTTCCACCAGCTGAGTAAACTGACCTTTATGTGTTAAATTGGTGGCGTTCCCCTTTAACGTGTCCCATgatgttgttttgatgtttgagAGTCTGTTCTCTCTCCTGGCTGAGACGGAGGAACAATCTGATTTGGTTTTGATGCTTTTATATCATGTGACGCTCGCTAATTATAACCGCAGCAGTAATCTGTGGAAGATATTAGtcataaacacaaaatactggAGCTCTTCAACCGGCAGCGAGTAGAAACTGTCTGCATGTTCGTCACTCTTTATGTCGTCTGCTCAAAAGTTGTTTCTGCTTgcaaataaaaaagatttttatgGAAAGAAACGACCATTCCAAAGACTCTGTTAACCACAGCttcacactgtcactgtgttttaaaggaacagttcacacaagaatgaaattaattaattaattatctcaggtgaagtgtcgtcgTCCACGAAACAATTCTGGagcatcacagcaaaacagtgttgcagcattcagctgaacagctgaagatctgatttaaaacaaacaaatgaaacaaaatatctCCATACAGCTCAGCCGGCGtgagatcccaaattaatttgaaaagacatcATTGCACGTctttggtgaactgttcctttaagcagCTCCCATCTATAAGAAAACAAATGTCTGTGTCTAAAGAACAGCCGATGCAAAACGTCTGCtaataatttatcatttttatttcatatttgaaTATAAATCTCTGTCAAATGAAAATACCTAAATGATAGACAAATCATACATATTTACAGAATTtataaaaggaaacaaaatcatCTGTGTCGACTTGTTTTTGGGGACTCCTCTGTAACCGTCTCTTACTCATGTTTCAAATGCAGGAAATAAGATTTAATACGTTTTTATAAActcttgtttctgtttctgtgttgctgttgttgttgctagaGTTCAAGACATGTACAAGTCAGGCAGCCCAACCAACAAACATACCAGATTAGACAGCTTAGTGAGGTGAACATTTGgacagaaaggaaagaaaatccACCGTAGAGTTTTGGCCTGTGGAAGATGGCGTTGTGTCGATGCGTTACAGAAGTAATCCGGCCCTGATGTGAGGGCTCATACAAGCTGCCATTAGTAGTCACGCCTTGTGACTGAGTTACAGTATGGTGAAAATCGGCTACAGCTGAACacgagatttaaaaaaaaagaagaagaaacaatccGAACATGTTCCCCTGGCACAGTACGAGGGATAAGGCTAAAACAGTGCACTCATACACCTTCTgcccacacacagaaaacaaccaAGACTCCAGTCGTTTTTGGCAAGATCAGGATTGCTGCTGTCCCAGAAAGAAAGCTAAAtaatttgcacaaaaaaaagtaatgaaacagatgaaaaagaagaacatgTTGGAACTCTAGCTGTTACCTCCGAACATCAAACCCACAAAAGATAAAAGAGGTAGGTGATGTGACCTTTTACAACACGTGTATTGCTGGCATCCAGTGGTTACAGGTACGATGACGGGCAGAATACTGAGTCATgtgaaacaaacaggaagttcgTCTGAGTGAAACCTCCATCAGGTGGCGTATCAGCTTCAGTCTGAGCAGTGGTAGTTTGTGGCAGTCTGGTGTTCAGTTAATGATCACTGTGAGAGAAATTGGCaacaggaaatgaaacaaaaacaacaacatatgaCACGTTTTCACTTCTGTGGGAGACTTTTTCTGTCAGTGTTCACAAACAATCCTGTAATTCATCACGCTGACAAAGTTTATCTCAAAATAACTGaaactcattattttgagaACGTTTCACGTTATTTTGAGAGTTTTTCAAACTTTCttaaaacaagttttctctTAGAATTAGTTAGAATGTCAATAAAgagaaatatttcaaaataatgagtTAGTGATTCAAAATTAGTCTCATTATTTGAATCGTTATAACAGACTAGTATCTGATAACGAGTAACTTACTTGGAGATTTTAACTCCGTTTTCTCAATTTTTATAAACCGTTTCAAAAGTGAGTCACTTGTTTAGATACTaaccttttattttgatagtATTTAACTCCTTTTGAGTTACTCACATTATTTCGAGAAGTTTCTTCTTTAAAATACTGAGAGACGAGTTACAATCTTAAAATACTGAAACTTTCTTGAAACTGAGTTAATAATCACAAAAGTATGGAGAaagtttttcattattttgcaAAACTTGCTCCATGTTTTAGTAAATCTTCTCGTTGTTCTGcattaagtcattattttgaaaaggttAATCTTCATTTACAGGATCTTTGTTCATCACACTGACAGAAACACGTCTGTCGGCTCCTAACACTGTTCTGACTCCATGAGGCTTATGGCACAAAGTCTACAAGCATCATATTCACCTCTCAATTATCACATCGCTTCgtattttaacagaaaaatcaTTCTCAGAACTCAAATAAGGCTTCCAAAGGTCCAGCCTGGAATTAAATCAGTGTGTGGACGAGAACTGGGACTCTGTGAACGCGTCAGATTCAGAGTTTTACGAGCAGATTCAGACCCAACAAACGTCTGGGTGTCACTTTttcctcaaaaacaaaaagagccCTGTGTTCAAATCCAACACACTGACAAAAGGCATTATTCACTCCAGTGGAGCGTAAATGAACACATGATTGATGGCGATTATTGCACCGGACAGGACAGTcgatgaaatgtaaaatgttagaAAGAAATCATCTGATCATGTAACGATAACCCAACGGCAACTTCAGAGATTCTCAGTTCGAACTGACCAGTAGCTTCCTGTGCAGCAGTCCTGCACTCACATGTCAGTGAAATCCATTATGACCTCAAGAATGAAGGCGGCTCCAGATACACGTATACATAATCATataaaaaatacagttaaaatcGTCTGAGAGACCGAATGACACTGTCGGGTGAAGTGACTGATTTTTGCAGATCGTTTGACGGATCGTTTACGCTTGATTGACTAAAAGAGGGCTGAACGCTTCCAGCCTGAAACACATACGTAACTGTTAACTACTCACTTCTCAAACATTCAGTATTTTCTACTCACTACACAAACTCAAACGGTAATTGTTATTCTCTCATTCAAAAAGTGTGCCGTGCAGAGATAAGCAAAAGGCCAAAACAGGTGGGCGTGCCAAGCGTCGGGTCGGTGGGGAGagaaattttttaaaaaacgttgTGGGCACACCAGTGATGcacagttattaaaaaaactggTTCAGAAACAAGTGACTCGAGTGAAGAAATCAACAGCCATCTCTGAAAACATTCACGG contains:
- the rnf181 gene encoding E3 ubiquitin-protein ligase RNF181 is translated as MASYFDEHDCEPTNAEEQYRQNALLELARSLMQGLDLLDSGTFDLSDWDQRLPPPAAKTAVQTLTVVVISPEQADKGLKCPVCLLEFEEQETVREMPCKHLFHAGCILPWLGKTNSCPLCRLELPTDNPEYEEFKKDKERRKQREHRLEDLHGAMYT